The sequence below is a genomic window from Myxococcus xanthus.
GGGGCGCCTTCAGCGGTTGAGGACGAAGCCGCAGGCGGAGTCGAGCACCACCTTGGCACCCGCCAGCGCGTCCAGCAGCCGGGCGTAGTGGGTGCGCTCCGCGTCCAGTTGCGCCTCCACGGCCTCGGTGGAGAGGCCCTGGTGCCCCAGGGACAGGCGCAGGCGGGCCACGGCGGCGTCGCGCTCGGCTTCAATGGCCTTGCGCGCCCGGGTGGCCAGCTTCGCCAGCTCTGACTCGGCGGCCTTCTGGCCCACGGGCACCGCCGCGTCCACGAAGTCCGCGAAGCCCGGGAAGGCAAGCGACACCTCGTCGCCCTTGAGCGACTTCCCTTCCTTCTCCAGCGCGGGCAGCAGCGTGGGGTCGGACTTGGGGCCGCCGGCGCCGTCCACCACGGCCACGTGCAGCAGTGTGCGTTCCAGGAAGCGCGCCAGTTGGCGGCTGGGCACCCGGGCGCCTGGGGACGTGTCCTCTGGCTCCGGCAGTTGGGCGTGGAAGAGCAGCTCCACGCCGCGTCCCTTCTGGGGTCCACGCCGCTCGATGAAGCGGAAGGCGCTGCGCCCATAGGGGCCGTCACGCAGGAAACCGAAGAGCGCCTCCACCAGCGGGTGGCCGGTGGCGAAGTACTCCAACTCCTCCGCCTCCACCGCGGTGTCGCGCCAGAAGGTGCCCAGCTGCGTGCGGTCCTCCATCACGTCGATGCCCGGCAGTCCGTCCACCTTCAGCGCGTGGCCGAACTGGAAGGCCACCTGGAAGGCCTCCACCTGCTCGTCGGTGTCCACGCCGATGCCCACCCGGCGCGCCAGCTCCGTCACCGTCTCCTCCAGCCGCTCGTCCAGGTCGCGCGCGATGCCCCACAGGCCATCCTCCACGCCGGACGCCTCCGCCTCGCCGTCCTCGTCCTCCTCGTCGGCCTCGATGCCCATGCGCTCCTGGGCGCGCTTCACCAGGCGCTCCACCGCGGGCCGGTCGAAGCTGCGCACGTCCAGGAGCGGGTCATAGGCGCGCTTCACCTGGGCGCGCGCCGCCTCCACGCGGGCCTTCAGCTCCTGCGCGTAGGCCATGCGGGCCTCGCGCGGCATCAGCGCCAGCTCGGCCAGCCGCGCCTCCACCTCTTCCAGCACCGCGTCCAGGCCGCCCACCGTCTCGCCGAAGACGCCCACCGCGTCCGCCAGCAGCATCAGCACGTCGGAGGCCAGCGTGCCCGCCGGGTCGAAGACGTGAATCTCCACCGGATGCGTCTGGCCGATGCGGTCCAGCCGGCCAATGCGCTGCTCCACCGTGGCCGGGCTCCAAGGCAGGTCGTAGTGCACCAGGTGGTGCGCGAACTGGAAGTTGCGGCCCTCGCCGCCCACCTCCGTGCACAGCAGCACCTTGGGCCCTTCCGGGTCACGGAAGCGCGCCACCTGCCGGTCGCGCTCCACCAGGGGCAAGTCACCGTGGTACCCCAGCGCCTCCACGCCCTCGCGGCCCAGCTCGGACTGGAGCGCGTCCAGCGTGTCGCGGCTCTCCGTGAAGACGAGCACCTTCGCCGCCGGCTCCGTCTTCCAGACGCCGCGCAGCACGCCCAGGAAGGCGCCGAACTTCGCGTCGCGCGACGGCAACCGCAGCGCGTCCGCATGCCCCTTGAACACAGGGTTGGCGCGCACCGCGCCCGCGAAGGCGGCGGGGCTGGACTCCAGCCGGCGCAGCACGTTGCCCAGCGGCGCGCCGCGCAGGCTGGCCCCGGCGAGCACTGCCAGCGCGGCGTCGCGGACCGTCAGCTCCTCGGCGGGCAGCGTCACCGGGTGGCGGTGCAACCGGCGCGTGGAGAAGCCGCCCACCACCGCGCGGCGGTTGCGCACCAGCCGGTCACTGAGGCTGTACGTCTCCGACAGGTGTTGCAGCAGCGCGTCGCGGTCCTTCAGCGAGGACAGCTTCGCGTCCTCGGGGAAGCGCTTCGCCAGCGCCTGCACCGCGGCGGACGGCTTGCCGCCCTCCATCAGCGCGCGCACCGCGGCGGACAGCTCCTCCTGGCGCTTGAGGCGCTCCTCGAATCCCGCGACGGAGGGCGCCGTGGCCGCGTCGATGAGGGTGAGCAGGCCGTGGTACTCCGCCGGGTCCAACTGCATGGGCGTGGCGGTGAGCAGCAACAGGCCCCACGTGTTCTTCGCCAGCACCTGCGCGGCCTCGAAGGCGCGCTCGCCCTTGAGGTGGTGCGCCTCGTCGATGATGACCAAATCCCAGAAGGCGTCCTCACCGGCCAGCGCGCGGCGGTGCTCCTCGCTGCGCTGGAGCATCTCCAGGCTGGTCACCACCAGCGGGAAGC
It includes:
- a CDS encoding helicase-related protein, with the protein product MSLVEGSKVRYLPQPEWGVGHLLSLQEEGAKALVAFPAREDAPVLVSTKGGALVQYPLPPGEPVITYKGRLALVVREEPGARGLRRYVLRYVENDEEDELPESSLRALPPRSDLLSTLREGRVGEARAFTLRKQALVLDDERRCDALGALLASRIMVKPHQVGVVQRVLSASRPRFVLADEVGLGKTIEAGMVFSALRLSGLARRCLVVAPSHLTVQWLVELFHKFNQLFTLMDSDRYAQSLKEAPEVSPWARFPLVVTSLEMLQRSEEHRRALAGEDAFWDLVIIDEAHHLKGERAFEAAQVLAKNTWGLLLLTATPMQLDPAEYHGLLTLIDAATAPSVAGFEERLKRQEELSAAVRALMEGGKPSAAVQALAKRFPEDAKLSSLKDRDALLQHLSETYSLSDRLVRNRRAVVGGFSTRRLHRHPVTLPAEELTVRDAALAVLAGASLRGAPLGNVLRRLESSPAAFAGAVRANPVFKGHADALRLPSRDAKFGAFLGVLRGVWKTEPAAKVLVFTESRDTLDALQSELGREGVEALGYHGDLPLVERDRQVARFRDPEGPKVLLCTEVGGEGRNFQFAHHLVHYDLPWSPATVEQRIGRLDRIGQTHPVEIHVFDPAGTLASDVLMLLADAVGVFGETVGGLDAVLEEVEARLAELALMPREARMAYAQELKARVEAARAQVKRAYDPLLDVRSFDRPAVERLVKRAQERMGIEADEEDEDGEAEASGVEDGLWGIARDLDERLEETVTELARRVGIGVDTDEQVEAFQVAFQFGHALKVDGLPGIDVMEDRTQLGTFWRDTAVEAEELEYFATGHPLVEALFGFLRDGPYGRSAFRFIERRGPQKGRGVELLFHAQLPEPEDTSPGARVPSRQLARFLERTLLHVAVVDGAGGPKSDPTLLPALEKEGKSLKGDEVSLAFPGFADFVDAAVPVGQKAAESELAKLATRARKAIEAERDAAVARLRLSLGHQGLSTEAVEAQLDAERTHYARLLDALAGAKVVLDSACGFVLNR